One Spiribacter halobius DNA segment encodes these proteins:
- a CDS encoding ABC transporter substrate-binding protein yields the protein MHEVSGPNGQNKAGMLKGIGAALTLAFATGAAAQETVTIGAMHDLTGGLNIYGIQQSQALQLAVDKLNADGGVNGMDVEVVEYDTQSDDAKYTQYARTLILRDQVDAMFGGLASSSREAVRPVARQRKVPYFYSALYEGGVCDRYTFLTGVTPSQQLGVMMEWAAERYGDRFYVVAPDYNFGTISAHWVEHYAEELGGEVVGQDFLPLSQSNFSSSLQKIQDAEADVVVALPVGASQTSFYEQFAASGLKEDISVISTNYGSGNQQVVVSSEAGDGIIASQNYFMVVDTPANEEFVRLWREAYGEIEEPIISEANDTWNAVMLWAAAAEQAGSVESEQVIDALEGGIEIDSPEGRVRMLPSHHLMHQVYLVRGDDNHSFEVIQHFEDVMPAYEQQVCDLAANPGISEQFTPQD from the coding sequence ATGCACGAAGTAAGCGGCCCGAACGGGCAGAACAAGGCCGGCATGCTCAAGGGGATCGGCGCGGCGCTGACCCTCGCGTTCGCCACCGGGGCAGCGGCCCAGGAGACGGTCACCATCGGGGCCATGCACGATCTCACCGGCGGCCTCAACATCTACGGCATCCAGCAGAGTCAGGCGCTGCAGCTCGCAGTGGACAAGCTGAATGCCGATGGGGGCGTCAATGGCATGGACGTGGAGGTGGTGGAGTACGACACCCAGTCCGATGACGCCAAGTACACCCAGTATGCGCGCACGCTCATCCTGCGCGATCAGGTCGATGCCATGTTCGGCGGGCTGGCGAGCTCCTCGCGGGAGGCGGTCAGACCCGTGGCGCGGCAGCGCAAGGTGCCGTATTTCTACAGCGCGCTCTACGAGGGCGGCGTTTGCGACCGCTACACGTTCCTGACCGGCGTCACTCCCTCACAGCAGCTGGGGGTGATGATGGAATGGGCGGCCGAGCGTTACGGCGATCGCTTCTACGTGGTCGCGCCGGACTACAACTTCGGCACCATCTCCGCGCACTGGGTCGAGCACTACGCCGAAGAACTCGGTGGCGAGGTGGTCGGCCAGGACTTCCTGCCGCTGTCGCAGAGCAATTTCTCGAGCTCGCTGCAGAAGATCCAGGACGCCGAGGCCGACGTGGTGGTGGCCCTGCCCGTGGGGGCCAGCCAGACCTCCTTCTACGAGCAGTTCGCTGCCTCGGGGCTGAAAGAGGACATTAGCGTCATCTCCACCAACTACGGTTCGGGCAACCAGCAGGTGGTGGTGTCCTCGGAGGCCGGGGACGGCATCATCGCCTCGCAGAACTATTTCATGGTCGTGGATACGCCGGCCAACGAGGAGTTCGTGCGCCTGTGGCGCGAGGCCTACGGTGAGATCGAGGAGCCGATCATCTCCGAGGCCAACGACACCTGGAATGCCGTCATGCTCTGGGCGGCAGCGGCCGAGCAGGCCGGCTCCGTGGAGTCCGAGCAGGTGATCGACGCCCTCGAAGGCGGCATCGAGATCGACAGCCCCGAAGGCCGGGTGCGGATGCTGCCCTCGCACCACCTCATGCACCAGGTCTACCTCGTGCGGGGCGACGACAACCACAGCTTCGAGGTCATCCAGCACTTCGAGGACGTGATGCCCGCCTACGAGCAGCAGGTCTGCGACCTGGCGGCGAATCCCGGCATCTCCGAGCAGTTCACGCCCCAGGACTGA
- a CDS encoding carbon-nitrogen hydrolase family protein, producing the protein MERDVQVSVVQHEPGGMEARPQNVAFIVDSLRRLAGLGSQLAVFPEVGITSFFRHAPGGLKAYWDGGTIAVDGPELGAIAEAARGCGIHAVVGFAERSEIAGMIFNSAALVGPEGVIGVTRKLHMPGIEKLYYTPGEHVEAFDCALGRIGIAICYDAMFPEYFKALSDQGVDIIAITSSTWAGGAKGGVGLQSAKRDYWNALPMVTAIQNQAFVVACNACGRLDMGPQAGVWERLGLSQIVAPTGEILERAGPNEAETLTATLATADLVAARTSYRFLTDRLL; encoded by the coding sequence ATGGAGCGGGACGTACAGGTGTCGGTGGTGCAGCACGAGCCCGGTGGCATGGAGGCGCGCCCGCAGAACGTGGCCTTCATCGTCGACAGCCTGCGGCGCCTGGCAGGGCTTGGCAGCCAACTGGCCGTGTTCCCGGAGGTCGGCATCACGAGCTTCTTCCGTCACGCGCCCGGGGGGCTCAAGGCGTACTGGGACGGCGGCACCATCGCTGTGGATGGTCCGGAGCTGGGGGCTATCGCGGAGGCGGCGCGCGGGTGCGGCATCCATGCCGTTGTCGGCTTTGCCGAACGCTCGGAGATCGCCGGGATGATTTTCAACAGTGCCGCGCTGGTCGGCCCGGAGGGCGTCATCGGGGTCACCCGGAAGCTGCACATGCCGGGTATAGAAAAGCTTTACTATACGCCCGGCGAACACGTCGAAGCGTTCGATTGCGCGCTCGGGCGGATCGGCATCGCGATCTGCTATGACGCCATGTTTCCCGAGTACTTCAAGGCCCTCTCCGACCAGGGTGTGGATATCATTGCGATCACCTCGTCCACCTGGGCCGGCGGTGCCAAGGGGGGCGTCGGCCTGCAGAGCGCGAAGCGCGACTACTGGAATGCGCTGCCCATGGTCACGGCGATCCAGAATCAGGCCTTCGTGGTGGCCTGCAACGCCTGCGGGCGCCTGGACATGGGGCCGCAGGCGGGTGTCTGGGAACGCCTCGGATTGAGCCAGATCGTCGCTCCCACTGGCGAAATCCTCGAGCGGGCAGGGCCCAACGAGGCAGAAACACTGACCGCAACGCTAGCGACCGCGGATCTCGTCGCCGCGCGCACCAGCTACCGCTTTCTCACCGACCGGCTGCTATGA
- a CDS encoding LysR family transcriptional regulator — protein sequence MPNEDTLHGLNWNDIKFFLALVRQKRLTRVARTLGTTHVTVANRLSALEKALSVQLLAQSSEGYRLTKAGEQFFRHAEALERQLILGLERTEPGGSVQPKVRVGVTEGLGDNYLSPRIAAWLRGQAIDVDFISLPKSTSVTSREADISITLEKPRGEYVIRRLLTQYVLGVYASPEYVAAHGPMSSREALLGHPWIGYIESMLFAEELKYHYELATNLNFVFQSTSIRAQQQAARQGLGLSILPNYMALEDPQLQRVLPELCFVRQYWISTNRDLHRFEAVNLVWNFILECCRRDQALLFQVGGDSGSEATG from the coding sequence ATGCCGAATGAAGACACGTTGCACGGGCTCAACTGGAACGATATCAAGTTCTTCCTGGCGCTGGTCCGGCAGAAGCGGTTGACGCGGGTGGCGCGCACTCTTGGCACCACGCACGTCACCGTGGCAAACCGGCTATCCGCGCTGGAGAAGGCGCTCTCCGTGCAGCTTCTGGCACAGTCGAGCGAGGGCTATCGGCTGACCAAGGCCGGTGAGCAGTTCTTCCGGCATGCCGAGGCGCTGGAGCGTCAGCTGATTCTCGGCCTCGAGCGGACCGAGCCGGGTGGCAGCGTTCAGCCAAAGGTGCGGGTCGGGGTCACCGAGGGCCTTGGCGACAATTACCTCTCGCCGCGCATCGCCGCCTGGCTCCGTGGCCAGGCAATCGACGTGGATTTCATCTCGCTCCCGAAGTCCACCAGCGTGACGAGCCGCGAGGCGGACATCAGCATTACGCTGGAGAAGCCAAGGGGTGAATATGTCATTCGGCGCCTGCTCACGCAGTACGTCCTCGGGGTCTACGCCAGCCCCGAGTACGTCGCTGCACATGGTCCGATGAGCAGCCGTGAGGCGCTGCTTGGGCATCCCTGGATCGGTTACATCGAGAGCATGCTCTTCGCCGAGGAGCTGAAGTATCACTACGAGCTCGCCACGAACCTTAACTTCGTGTTCCAGAGCACCAGTATCCGCGCCCAGCAACAGGCGGCCCGGCAAGGCCTCGGGCTGTCCATACTTCCCAACTACATGGCACTCGAGGATCCACAGCTTCAGAGGGTGCTCCCCGAACTGTGCTTTGTGCGCCAGTACTGGATCTCGACCAACCGCGATCTGCACCGCTTCGAAGCGGTGAACCTGGTCTGGAACTTCATCCTCGAGTGCTGCCGCCGCGACCAGGCGCTGCTGTTCCAGGTCGGCGGCGACAGCGGCAGCGAGGCGACCGGCTAA
- a CDS encoding ABC transporter permease subunit produces the protein MDQLASTGITALFSISVLLIATMGLAVIFGMMGVINLAHGEFLMLGAYATLFATKAGVPFALAVVLAALALGLFGALIERAIIQFLYGRLFDTLLATWGLGMVLYQGAILTFGASTTGIGLPMGSFSIGRYSMPVYYLFLIAMAALMAVAVYLVFVRTRYGIMARAAIQNPAMAGSVGIETRRINTVTFAFGAALAGLAGGLLVPAFPATPDMGLAFVSKAFLAVVVAGPLTLTGTVASMTGLGGLSSLTSSILTSVAGDVAFFVVTIIILRFFPGGISRGWRGKL, from the coding sequence ATGGATCAGCTGGCCTCGACCGGTATCACCGCGCTGTTCAGCATCAGCGTTCTGCTGATCGCGACCATGGGGCTTGCCGTCATCTTCGGCATGATGGGCGTGATCAACCTCGCCCACGGCGAGTTCCTGATGCTCGGTGCCTACGCCACGCTGTTCGCCACCAAGGCCGGGGTGCCATTCGCACTTGCCGTGGTGCTGGCGGCGCTCGCTCTGGGCCTGTTCGGGGCGCTCATCGAACGCGCCATCATCCAGTTTCTCTACGGGCGGCTGTTCGACACCCTGCTCGCGACCTGGGGGCTCGGCATGGTGCTCTACCAGGGCGCCATCCTGACCTTCGGCGCCTCCACGACCGGCATCGGTCTGCCCATGGGGTCGTTCTCCATCGGGCGCTACTCGATGCCCGTGTACTACCTGTTCCTGATCGCCATGGCGGCGCTGATGGCGGTTGCCGTCTACCTGGTCTTCGTGCGGACGCGCTACGGGATCATGGCGCGGGCGGCGATCCAGAACCCGGCCATGGCGGGCTCCGTGGGCATCGAGACCCGGCGCATCAATACCGTGACCTTCGCCTTCGGCGCGGCGCTCGCCGGCCTCGCCGGCGGATTGCTGGTGCCGGCCTTCCCCGCCACCCCGGACATGGGGCTCGCCTTCGTCTCCAAGGCCTTCCTCGCCGTGGTCGTCGCCGGCCCGCTCACGCTGACCGGCACGGTCGCCTCGATGACCGGCCTCGGCGGGCTTTCCAGTCTGACCAGCAGCATCCTCACCTCCGTGGCCGGGGACGTCGCCTTCTTCGTGGTCACCATCATCATTCTCCGGTTCTTCCCGGGCGGAATCTCCAGGGGGTGGCGTGGAAAACTCTGA
- a CDS encoding ABC transporter permease subunit, which produces MENSESITTPSPLALAGRSAWWALPTAVAGVVALLAMNADEYAIYIATSWLAFGLVALGLDLVWGKGGDLSLGHTVFFGLGAYVYGIAGSNLGPLLGSTALIGLLSGAAIGALAAAGVAYFLFYGRLGALQTTIITYTLVLIMYTVAVGWTFELGEARVGGANGMTTVPMLTLGFGPDAAPASTAGAFYFALAVALLIFLGVKALLRRPFGLVISGVRQNLLKTELLGYDVRRYRLVLFTISGAIAGIGGALYGAWALYVSPNVFSVAQALLIPIYVLVGGRGTLWGAFVGAVFVGGLSFWLGGGVVGGQTALVLGGGLIALVLLAPRGLLGMLRRRRQRSAQAGSVPADRAELGGVDALFDRQSTGAVVLETQDLQKRFGGVTATDHVSMQFHDRGIHCLIGPNGAGKSTFLGTCLGLLKPDGGQVLFEGAEITGWAPYRRVQAGLGIKLQVARILEELSVRENLWLAAYSRHEDPDTASERVRRTLSVIGLTHRAHEPGGALSHGEQQWLDLGMVLCLEPKLIFLDEPAAGMTGQERQHTVALLKRISRFAGVVVVEHDMDFIRDLDAPVTVLHQGAVFASGTIDELRQDERVLDIYLGRQSDA; this is translated from the coding sequence GTGGAAAACTCTGAATCGATCACCACGCCGAGCCCGCTGGCCCTGGCCGGCCGCTCGGCCTGGTGGGCGCTGCCGACGGCCGTGGCGGGCGTGGTTGCACTGCTGGCGATGAACGCGGACGAGTACGCGATCTACATCGCCACGTCCTGGCTTGCCTTTGGGCTCGTGGCCCTCGGTCTCGACCTGGTCTGGGGCAAGGGCGGCGACCTCAGCCTGGGGCACACCGTGTTCTTCGGTCTCGGCGCCTATGTCTACGGCATTGCCGGCAGCAACCTCGGGCCGCTACTGGGCAGCACGGCGCTGATCGGGCTGCTGTCCGGCGCCGCCATCGGCGCGCTGGCGGCGGCCGGCGTCGCCTACTTCCTGTTCTACGGGCGGCTCGGGGCCCTGCAGACCACGATCATCACCTACACCCTGGTGCTGATCATGTACACGGTGGCCGTGGGCTGGACCTTCGAGCTCGGCGAGGCCCGGGTGGGCGGCGCAAACGGCATGACCACAGTGCCCATGCTGACCCTCGGCTTCGGGCCCGATGCGGCGCCGGCCAGCACCGCGGGGGCGTTCTACTTCGCGCTCGCCGTGGCGCTGCTGATCTTCCTGGGCGTCAAGGCGCTGCTGCGCCGGCCATTCGGCCTGGTGATCAGCGGCGTGCGGCAGAATCTGCTCAAGACCGAGCTGCTCGGCTACGACGTGCGCCGCTACCGACTGGTGCTGTTCACGATCTCCGGGGCCATCGCCGGCATCGGCGGTGCCCTGTACGGGGCCTGGGCCCTGTATGTCAGTCCGAACGTGTTCAGCGTGGCCCAGGCACTGCTCATCCCCATCTACGTCCTGGTCGGTGGCCGCGGCACCCTCTGGGGGGCGTTCGTCGGTGCGGTGTTCGTCGGCGGGCTGTCCTTCTGGCTTGGCGGAGGCGTGGTCGGCGGGCAGACGGCCCTGGTGCTGGGGGGCGGGCTGATCGCTCTCGTACTGCTGGCCCCGCGAGGCCTGCTCGGCATGCTTCGCCGCCGCCGCCAGCGATCCGCACAGGCCGGCAGCGTGCCTGCCGACCGGGCCGAGCTCGGCGGCGTTGACGCCCTGTTCGACCGTCAGTCCACGGGAGCCGTGGTGCTGGAGACGCAGGACCTGCAGAAGCGTTTCGGCGGTGTCACGGCCACCGACCACGTGTCGATGCAGTTCCATGACCGTGGCATCCACTGCCTGATCGGGCCCAACGGTGCGGGCAAGAGCACCTTCCTCGGCACCTGTCTGGGGCTACTGAAGCCGGACGGCGGCCAGGTGCTGTTCGAGGGCGCGGAGATCACCGGCTGGGCGCCGTATCGCCGGGTGCAGGCCGGGCTCGGGATCAAGTTGCAGGTGGCCAGGATCCTCGAGGAGCTGAGCGTGCGCGAGAACCTCTGGCTCGCCGCATACAGCCGCCACGAGGATCCCGACACGGCCAGCGAGCGGGTACGGCGCACTCTTTCCGTCATCGGCCTGACCCATCGTGCCCACGAGCCCGGCGGGGCCCTCTCCCATGGCGAGCAGCAGTGGCTCGACCTGGGCATGGTGCTCTGCCTCGAGCCAAAGCTGATCTTCCTCGATGAGCCGGCGGCGGGCATGACCGGCCAGGAGCGCCAGCACACCGTCGCCCTGCTCAAGCGGATCTCGCGATTCGCGGGCGTGGTGGTGGTGGAGCACGACATGGACTTCATCCGTGACCTCGATGCGCCGGTCACCGTGCTGCACCAAGGCGCCGTGTTTGCCAGCGGCACCATCGACGAGTTGCGCCAGGACGAGCGCGTGCTCGATATCTACCTCGGGAGACAGTCGGATGCTTGA